From the genome of Pseudomonadota bacterium, one region includes:
- a CDS encoding phospholipase D family protein, producing the protein MIWFLKALAVLLIVAALAIVLARIVFALPIVEGRVDDTSLSPPKDGPLAARAARNRPGLTGVTPLGNGADAFAARILLANAAVSSIDAQYYIWHGDLTGTLLLDALRRAADRGVRVRLLLDDNGTSGLDAEIAQLDAHENAEVRLYNPFNLRRFKVLSFGFDFFRLNRRMHNKSFTVDGLATIVGGRNIGDEYFGTGRTPLFVDLDVLAVGKIVPEVAADFDRYWASPSVHLAGTIVQAKGGDPISDRLTRWHDDPRFDKYKAILKASDIVVPLTSGTLDLEWTNAMLVSDDPVKGKGAVPREDLLTGQLTRAVGTIKRRIDGVTPYFVPCTAGVEAFATLEARGIEVRMLTNSLEATDVLPVHSGYAKRREAMLASGVILYELSRLAVPDTPDDLGVFGSSGASLHAKTFAVDGVRIFIGSFNFDPRSIQLNTEMGLLIDSEVLANRLHAAFDDGFGGLAWRVEARNGELAWVDPAAGTVTTEEPGSSTFRNLALTVVGWLPVEWLL; encoded by the coding sequence ATGATATGGTTTCTGAAAGCCTTGGCGGTCCTGTTAATCGTGGCTGCATTGGCAATCGTTCTGGCGCGGATTGTTTTCGCCCTCCCGATCGTCGAGGGCCGGGTCGATGATACCTCCCTCTCGCCTCCGAAAGACGGACCGCTGGCCGCAAGGGCTGCGCGGAACCGCCCCGGCCTGACCGGCGTCACACCCCTTGGGAATGGCGCAGACGCTTTCGCCGCACGTATCCTGCTGGCGAATGCCGCGGTCTCCTCCATCGACGCGCAATACTACATCTGGCACGGCGACCTGACAGGCACACTCCTGCTCGACGCCCTGCGCCGCGCGGCGGATCGTGGCGTGCGCGTGCGACTGCTCCTGGATGATAACGGCACCTCCGGTCTCGATGCGGAAATCGCGCAGCTCGATGCGCACGAGAACGCCGAGGTCCGGCTCTACAACCCGTTCAACCTGCGCCGTTTCAAGGTGTTGAGCTTTGGCTTCGACTTCTTCCGGCTCAACCGGCGGATGCACAACAAGTCCTTCACCGTCGACGGGCTCGCCACGATCGTCGGCGGGCGCAATATCGGCGACGAATACTTTGGGACCGGCCGCACGCCGCTGTTCGTCGATCTGGACGTGCTGGCTGTAGGCAAGATCGTCCCCGAGGTGGCTGCCGACTTCGACCGCTACTGGGCCAGTCCCTCGGTTCACTTGGCCGGCACCATCGTGCAGGCGAAGGGCGGCGACCCAATCTCCGACCGGTTGACGCGCTGGCATGATGATCCCCGGTTCGATAAATACAAAGCGATCCTGAAGGCTTCGGACATTGTCGTGCCTCTAACCAGTGGCACCCTTGATCTGGAGTGGACCAACGCAATGTTGGTCAGCGATGACCCGGTAAAAGGAAAGGGGGCGGTTCCGCGCGAGGACCTTCTGACCGGCCAGCTGACCCGTGCGGTCGGCACCATCAAGAGGCGCATCGACGGCGTCACGCCCTACTTCGTCCCCTGTACGGCAGGCGTCGAAGCCTTCGCCACGCTGGAAGCCCGGGGCATCGAAGTCCGGATGCTGACCAACTCACTGGAAGCCACGGACGTCCTGCCGGTCCATTCAGGTTACGCCAAGCGGCGAGAGGCAATGCTCGCATCCGGCGTCATCCTGTATGAGCTTAGCCGCCTGGCCGTCCCGGACACCCCCGATGACCTGGGCGTCTTCGGCTCCTCGGGGGCAAGCCTGCACGCCAAGACCTTCGCGGTCGACGGCGTGCGCATATTCATCGGCTCGTTCAACTTCGATCCACGCTCGATCCAGCTCAACACCGAGATGGGCCTGCTGATCGACAGCGAGGTCCTCGCGAACAGGCTGCATGCGGCCTTTGATGACGGGTTTGGTGGTCTCGCCTGGCGGGTCGAGGCGCGGAATGGCGAGCTTGCATGGGTCGACCCGGCAGCTGGCACGGTCACCACGGAGGAGCCGGGGTCGAGC
- a CDS encoding AcrB/AcrD/AcrF family protein, whose amino-acid sequence MIRWFAGHPTAANLLLILLLAAGLFTAPSLKRETFPDYRPVEVSIEVIYRGASAADVEDAVCRRLHDAIKGVDYLDELVCVAQDNLARATATMLSGGDAIRFLSDIDTEVNALSDLPARAEPPVVRELHRSDLVTAVAVSGDMSVNQLEDYALQLEERIMALPGVAQVTLRGLSQRQWQVEVPRAVLAQYGLSARDLAMRLRQQSIDVPLGILETPDRDVLLRFTDQRRSLRQLADLVVVSGAAGGELTLGAIASLREVGEQPEAQVFFNAERAVVLEVSKTLRDDALEVLDELSALVAAERLGLDGRIQLTLTQNMTSIVRDRLEMLVSNGLAGLALLIVVMGLFFRPRLALWAVLGLPVAFMGAFFVMSLSGLSLNMITLVALLMAIGIVMDDAVVIVDNIAVQAQRGVTPLKAVVDGTLQVLPGVMSSFLTTVWVFAPLSFLAGELGAVLEVLPVVLIAALFASLIEAFWVLPHHLKGSVPSMQAAEQSRFRQAFDRRFDLFRKRVGWLADKAVQWRHAMLGGVLLVLLGTMGFLAGGHISTEAMPDLDGDTLEARLLLPQGTPLAHTERVAEQVVEAMRQLDERLTPQQPDGAPLVAAIQVRFNYNPSAQEAGAHVATVMVDLLSAERRSVTLDELTTAWRQQIGDIPGLASLIIQEPGFGPAGIPVEVRLQGAELDDLKAAALDVAEHLAGYDAVYNIIDDLRPGKPQRTFTLTDGAYALGLTAEMVASQLRAAFLGDIADTLRIGQRDVEIMVRQDERDRSSLDDLADQTITLPNGRQVPLDVVVQAQDRRDWAMITRLDGRRTVTVQANVDTRQASAQAVVSAMRSDWLAGFQQRHPQVAVSFEGQVARSAETGGSIVRGLLIGLLGIYIILSFQFRSYAEPFIVMLAIPLAFVGALWGHALLGWYISMPSLIGAASLAGIVVNDAILLIQFIKEHRSKGLSAIVAAGQASRDRLRAIVITSTTTIAGLLPLLAETSVQSASIKPLVISVVFGLLTTTVLVLVIIPAVYVLFDDWGWTRVDLAEEEQ is encoded by the coding sequence ATGATTCGCTGGTTTGCCGGCCATCCCACGGCGGCTAACCTGCTGCTGATCTTGCTGTTGGCCGCTGGCCTGTTCACCGCACCGAGCCTGAAGCGTGAGACTTTTCCGGATTACCGTCCCGTCGAGGTCAGCATCGAGGTGATCTATCGCGGTGCCAGCGCCGCCGATGTCGAAGATGCAGTGTGCCGCCGCCTGCACGATGCGATCAAAGGCGTGGACTATCTCGACGAGCTGGTGTGTGTGGCCCAGGACAATCTGGCTCGCGCTACAGCGACGATGCTCTCGGGTGGCGACGCCATCCGTTTTTTGAGCGATATCGATACCGAGGTCAACGCCCTTAGCGACTTGCCGGCGCGAGCCGAGCCGCCGGTGGTGCGGGAGCTGCACCGCAGCGACCTGGTGACCGCGGTAGCGGTCAGTGGTGACATGTCGGTGAACCAGCTCGAAGACTACGCGCTGCAACTGGAAGAGCGCATTATGGCCCTGCCGGGCGTGGCCCAGGTCACGCTGCGCGGGCTGTCGCAGCGCCAGTGGCAGGTTGAGGTGCCACGGGCTGTACTGGCCCAGTATGGGCTCTCGGCCAGAGACCTGGCGATGCGGCTGCGGCAGCAAAGTATCGATGTGCCGCTGGGCATACTGGAGACCCCGGATCGCGATGTCTTGCTGCGTTTTACCGACCAGCGTCGCAGCCTGCGACAGCTGGCGGATCTGGTGGTGGTGTCGGGTGCGGCTGGCGGTGAGCTCACACTGGGCGCGATTGCAAGCTTGCGGGAAGTGGGGGAACAACCCGAGGCGCAGGTATTTTTCAACGCTGAACGGGCGGTGGTGCTGGAGGTCAGCAAGACCCTGCGTGACGATGCGCTGGAAGTGCTGGATGAACTGTCGGCGCTGGTGGCAGCCGAGCGCCTGGGCCTCGATGGACGCATACAACTGACGCTGACGCAGAATATGACCAGCATTGTGCGCGATCGGCTGGAGATGCTGGTGAGCAACGGCCTGGCGGGGCTGGCCCTGCTGATCGTGGTGATGGGGCTGTTTTTCCGGCCACGGCTGGCGCTGTGGGCGGTGCTCGGCCTGCCGGTGGCTTTCATGGGCGCGTTTTTTGTTATGAGCCTGAGTGGACTATCACTGAATATGATCACGCTGGTGGCGCTGTTGATGGCCATCGGTATAGTCATGGATGACGCCGTTGTCATTGTTGATAACATCGCCGTGCAGGCACAACGGGGTGTCACCCCGCTGAAAGCCGTGGTGGATGGCACCCTGCAGGTGCTGCCCGGTGTCATGTCCTCTTTTCTCACCACGGTATGGGTGTTCGCGCCGCTGTCATTTCTGGCCGGCGAACTGGGCGCCGTACTGGAGGTGTTGCCGGTGGTATTGATCGCAGCACTGTTCGCCAGCCTGATCGAGGCCTTCTGGGTCCTGCCACATCATCTCAAGGGCAGCGTACCGTCAATGCAGGCTGCTGAGCAGTCGCGCTTTCGGCAGGCCTTTGACCGGCGCTTCGATTTGTTCCGTAAACGGGTTGGCTGGCTGGCGGATAAGGCTGTGCAGTGGCGCCATGCGATGCTGGGCGGGGTGCTGCTGGTGTTGCTCGGCACCATGGGCTTTCTTGCCGGCGGCCATATCAGCACGGAAGCGATGCCGGATCTGGATGGCGACACACTGGAGGCGCGGCTGTTGCTCCCACAGGGTACGCCGCTGGCGCACACGGAGCGTGTCGCCGAGCAGGTTGTCGAGGCCATGCGGCAGCTCGATGAGAGGCTCACTCCGCAGCAGCCGGACGGCGCCCCGCTGGTGGCGGCGATTCAGGTGCGTTTCAATTACAACCCCAGCGCCCAGGAGGCCGGCGCCCATGTGGCCACGGTGATGGTGGATCTGTTGAGTGCTGAACGCCGCAGCGTCACGCTGGACGAACTGACCACAGCCTGGCGCCAGCAGATTGGCGATATTCCGGGGCTGGCGAGCCTGATCATCCAGGAGCCGGGGTTTGGGCCCGCCGGCATCCCCGTCGAAGTGCGCCTGCAGGGAGCGGAGCTGGATGATCTCAAGGCAGCGGCGCTGGACGTGGCCGAGCATCTGGCAGGGTACGACGCGGTCTATAACATCATCGATGACCTGCGCCCCGGCAAACCGCAGCGTACTTTTACCCTCACGGATGGCGCCTACGCGCTGGGATTGACCGCGGAAATGGTGGCGTCCCAGCTGCGTGCGGCCTTTCTCGGGGACATTGCCGATACGCTGCGTATCGGTCAGCGCGATGTGGAAATCATGGTGCGCCAGGATGAGCGCGACCGATCCAGCCTGGACGATCTTGCCGACCAGACCATTACACTACCCAACGGACGGCAGGTGCCGCTGGATGTCGTGGTGCAAGCACAGGACCGGCGCGACTGGGCGATGATCACTCGTCTGGACGGCCGGCGCACGGTCACTGTGCAGGCCAATGTGGATACACGGCAGGCCAGCGCACAGGCCGTTGTCAGCGCTATGCGCAGCGACTGGCTGGCCGGGTTCCAACAGCGTCATCCGCAGGTCGCAGTCAGTTTTGAGGGCCAGGTGGCGCGTTCGGCCGAAACCGGCGGCTCGATTGTGCGCGGCCTGCTGATCGGCCTGCTGGGCATCTATATTATTTTATCCTTCCAGTTTCGCAGCTATGCCGAGCCTTTTATCGTCATGCTGGCCATTCCACTGGCCTTTGTCGGCGCGCTGTGGGGGCATGCACTGCTGGGCTGGTACATTTCCATGCCCTCGTTGATTGGCGCCGCGTCACTGGCGGGTATCGTGGTAAACGACGCCATCCTGCTGATCCAGTTCATCAAGGAACACCGCAGTAAGGGCTTGAGCGCGATCGTCGCGGCGGGACAGGCCAGCCGTGACCGTCTGCGCGCCATTGTTATTACCTCCACCACCACTATCGCCGGGTTGCTGCCACTGCTGGCAGAAACCAGCGTCCAGTCGGCCTCGATCAAACCGCTGGTCATTTCGGTGGTGTTTGGTTTGCTCACCACCACCGTGCTGGTGCTGGTCATTATTCCCGCCGTGTACGTATTGTTTGACGATTGGGGCTGGACCCGGGTGGATCTTGCCGAGGAGGAACAATGA
- a CDS encoding HlyD family efflux transporter periplasmic adaptor subunit: MALWQIGNRKNLVLAGLLGGLILLALLVYNREGPARSELGSQSPGLRVIEVQSIPFVLTARGFGISRPAQSWQAVANVAGRVTQRHPQLNSGTLLPAGTLLLSLDPSRYQMAIAAVEAELASLAAEREQLAMEMQNTRQLLQIENERLQLSEHELRRNERLADTDAVSRSRLGEQRRATLAQRQLVQSLDNQLALLPSKQQYLDGQTQRATTRLEQAREDLEDTRFIAPYDLRVRDVTVEEHQYVSAGQQLFLADSIEQAEIEAQVPLPMLRRLVAAVSTPASQQKSALDLAQRLDFSAIRSEVTLAGFPAVRWPAQVSRIASGLDPQTRSARVVVTVEAPYDLARSPERPALQRDMYVQVSFATDSPQPLLVVPAAAVHQGEVYLLGADNRLQRRAVTVAFEQQNLAVIAAGLEAGDVLIVDDPVPAVAGMAVTPHRDLALEERLPQLALGLMQGPAP, encoded by the coding sequence ATGGCCTTATGGCAGATTGGCAATCGAAAAAATCTCGTTCTCGCCGGTTTACTGGGTGGGCTTATTCTGCTTGCGCTATTGGTTTATAACCGCGAGGGACCGGCCCGCAGCGAGTTGGGTTCCCAGTCTCCGGGTCTAAGGGTAATTGAAGTTCAATCCATACCGTTTGTGTTGACAGCGAGGGGCTTCGGTATTTCTCGTCCGGCACAATCCTGGCAGGCAGTGGCCAACGTGGCCGGACGCGTGACGCAGCGCCACCCACAGCTGAACAGCGGTACGCTACTGCCCGCGGGCACGCTGCTGTTGTCACTGGATCCGAGTCGCTACCAGATGGCGATTGCCGCGGTCGAAGCCGAACTGGCATCGCTGGCGGCCGAGCGCGAGCAGTTGGCAATGGAAATGCAGAATACCAGGCAATTGTTGCAGATTGAAAATGAGCGGCTGCAGTTGTCCGAACACGAGCTCAGACGCAATGAGCGGCTGGCCGATACCGATGCGGTATCGCGGTCCCGGCTCGGTGAGCAGCGCCGCGCAACACTGGCGCAGCGCCAGCTTGTGCAGTCGCTGGATAACCAGTTAGCCCTGCTGCCCTCGAAACAGCAGTATCTGGATGGGCAAACACAACGTGCCACCACACGATTGGAGCAGGCGCGCGAGGACCTCGAAGATACCCGTTTCATTGCACCCTATGACCTGCGGGTCAGGGATGTGACGGTGGAGGAACACCAGTACGTCAGCGCCGGTCAACAGCTGTTTCTGGCCGACAGCATTGAACAGGCCGAAATCGAGGCGCAGGTGCCCCTGCCCATGCTGCGCCGCCTTGTGGCGGCTGTGTCGACACCCGCCTCACAACAAAAGAGTGCGCTGGATCTTGCCCAGCGGCTGGATTTTTCGGCCATTCGCAGCGAGGTGACACTGGCCGGCTTCCCGGCCGTGCGCTGGCCTGCACAGGTCAGCAGGATCGCCAGCGGCCTCGATCCACAGACGCGTAGCGCGCGGGTCGTGGTCACGGTCGAAGCCCCCTACGACCTCGCACGTTCGCCCGAGCGGCCGGCGCTGCAGCGCGATATGTATGTGCAGGTGAGTTTTGCGACCGACAGTCCGCAACCCCTGCTGGTGGTGCCGGCAGCGGCGGTGCATCAGGGCGAAGTCTACCTGCTGGGAGCTGATAATCGCCTGCAGCGGCGCGCGGTCACGGTAGCCTTTGAACAGCAGAACCTGGCGGTGATCGCTGCCGGGCTGGAGGCCGGTGATGTCCTCATCGTCGATGATCCGGTGCCTGCAGTGGCGGGCATGGCGGTCACTCCGCACCGGGACCTGGCGCTGGAGGAACGTCTGCCGCAGTTAGCGCTCGGGCTGATGCAAGGTCCGGCACCATGA
- a CDS encoding antibiotic biosynthesis monooxygenase — protein sequence MFINIVQFPKIKDGKDTEFRRWFTDSNRSYASHPGFIRRILLQPREEGGTYVALVEHESHETFMAMHTSETQAELRKRAQTLFHGNPQPVFYDAVIE from the coding sequence ATGTTCATCAACATTGTGCAGTTTCCAAAGATCAAGGATGGAAAAGACACTGAATTCCGTCGGTGGTTCACCGATTCAAATCGATCCTATGCATCCCACCCCGGCTTTATCCGTCGAATATTGTTGCAGCCCCGCGAGGAGGGAGGTACCTACGTCGCCCTGGTCGAGCATGAGAGTCATGAGACCTTTATGGCCATGCACACAAGCGAGACCCAGGCAGAGTTGCGAAAGCGCGCGCAAACTCTCTTTCACGGAAATCCGCAGCCGGTCTTCTATGATGCCGTGATCGAGTAA
- a CDS encoding cation transporter, with amino-acid sequence MSSLIRGQNGCSKLSHNESCRDGPVTSGSRFVPESSDIRTLRLTLALYAVILVAKMAAYLASGVMAVFAEALHTLSDIFITTFLLIAATYSRRQADAVHMFGYGRAQNIAALVAATLFISFTSFQLYQEAIPRLFRPHEVEYENLPLVLGVIVGSMVLAAIPLVMLYIQKARGAAAKALLLELVNDQLGLAAALLATILIPLGYPLADPIAAIVVATIIAANAIILFRDSASFLLGKSPGPEFLAEMERTARSVPGVVNLRGVRAEYVGPDTVHAGMQIEVAPNITVEEGARITAEVRRRVHERIHPGYCYIEIDPAHEPLPGTSAT; translated from the coding sequence ATCTCAAGCTTGATCCGAGGTCAAAACGGCTGCTCGAAGCTCTCACACAATGAGAGCTGTCGCGATGGGCCCGTTACTTCCGGGAGTAGATTCGTGCCCGAATCCAGCGATATCCGGACCCTGCGCCTGACTCTCGCACTATACGCCGTGATACTTGTGGCGAAGATGGCCGCTTATCTCGCATCAGGTGTCATGGCGGTATTCGCGGAAGCGCTGCACACGCTGAGCGATATCTTTATCACGACCTTCCTGCTGATCGCGGCGACTTACTCGCGCCGGCAGGCTGATGCCGTACATATGTTCGGCTATGGCCGCGCCCAGAACATCGCCGCCCTCGTTGCCGCGACGCTTTTCATCTCTTTTACGAGCTTCCAGCTATATCAAGAGGCGATTCCGCGCCTTTTCCGCCCGCATGAGGTCGAGTACGAGAATCTGCCGCTTGTGCTCGGGGTGATCGTCGGATCCATGGTGTTGGCGGCAATTCCCCTCGTCATGCTCTACATACAGAAGGCACGCGGTGCGGCCGCCAAGGCGCTGCTTTTGGAGTTGGTCAATGACCAACTTGGCCTTGCCGCAGCGCTGCTTGCGACAATCTTGATCCCGCTAGGCTATCCGCTCGCCGACCCGATCGCCGCGATCGTGGTGGCAACCATCATCGCGGCAAATGCGATAATCCTGTTTCGCGACAGCGCGAGCTTTCTGCTTGGCAAGTCTCCGGGTCCGGAGTTCCTGGCCGAGATGGAACGCACCGCACGTTCAGTACCCGGTGTGGTCAATTTGCGCGGTGTGCGTGCAGAATATGTCGGTCCCGATACCGTGCACGCAGGCATGCAGATCGAAGTGGCGCCAAACATCACTGTCGAGGAGGGCGCACGCATCACCGCGGAAGTGCGCCGGCGGGTGCACGAACGCATTCATCCCGGCTATTGCTACATAGAGATCGATCCGGCGCATGAGCCGCTGCCGGGGACCTCCGCGACCTGA
- the lepB gene encoding signal peptidase I — MNWQWLVMLGAGGIAAFLFRRYVGFVIRVHAHSMWPTLRSGQLLFTRSILHGHRIRHGDIAVVQSAELGQRVVKRILGLPGDRLVLDSGGLVRNGEQLTEPYVVHAGDTSGSWLVPEGHCFLLGDNRAASSDSRSWKQSFTPLEAILGRVRARRL; from the coding sequence GTGAACTGGCAATGGCTCGTCATGCTCGGCGCCGGGGGCATCGCAGCCTTTTTGTTCCGGCGCTATGTCGGATTCGTAATCCGGGTGCACGCGCACTCCATGTGGCCGACGCTGCGTTCCGGGCAGCTTCTGTTCACCCGGTCGATCCTGCATGGACATCGAATTCGCCATGGCGACATCGCAGTAGTGCAATCCGCTGAGTTGGGTCAGCGTGTGGTCAAGCGGATACTGGGACTGCCGGGTGATCGGCTGGTGTTGGACTCCGGCGGCCTCGTTCGTAATGGCGAGCAATTGACCGAACCTTATGTGGTTCACGCGGGAGACACGAGCGGCTCGTGGCTGGTGCCCGAAGGTCATTGTTTCCTGCTGGGAGACAACCGGGCCGCTTCCAGCGACAGCCGTTCATGGAAGCAATCTTTCACGCCGCTGGAGGCGATCCTCGGGCGGGTACGTGCGCGACGCTTGTAG
- a CDS encoding heme ABC transporter permease translates to MAPYHVLAIHFPIALWMVSSLAIVIRAFSSGPIGQAMDRALPVFLTLGMIAGAVAYALGLLIFPWETLSSTPMGRNHMLLASWSLAFYTLLAVIRYLHGGELWIGLSRWVMVVLAGIGVVLVGITGTLGGHLVGNYTEIGQVLRRLGWEIYSTYYLPDLTLLIIAAVSVILVALGFFGRGKVRA, encoded by the coding sequence ATGGCACCCTATCATGTTTTAGCGATCCACTTCCCCATTGCTCTCTGGATGGTGTCTTCGTTGGCAATCGTGATCCGGGCCTTCAGCTCCGGCCCTATAGGACAGGCGATGGACCGGGCGCTGCCTGTATTTCTCACCCTCGGCATGATCGCCGGAGCGGTTGCCTATGCGCTTGGTCTTTTGATCTTTCCATGGGAAACGCTATCGTCCACACCGATGGGGCGCAATCATATGCTGCTGGCAAGCTGGTCGCTTGCCTTTTACACACTTCTGGCAGTGATCCGCTATCTGCACGGCGGTGAACTCTGGATCGGTCTGTCGCGGTGGGTAATGGTGGTGCTGGCCGGTATCGGAGTGGTGTTGGTGGGGATCACCGGAACACTCGGTGGGCATCTTGTCGGCAACTATACTGAGATAGGCCAGGTGCTGCGGCGTTTGGGCTGGGAGATCTACTCGACCTACTATCTGCCGGACCTGACGCTGCTGATCATCGCAGCGGTTTCCGTCATCCTCGTCGCGCTCGGGTTTTTTGGCCGCGGCAAGGTGCGAGCATAA